In Anser cygnoides isolate HZ-2024a breed goose chromosome 30, Taihu_goose_T2T_genome, whole genome shotgun sequence, the genomic stretch tctgtattttttcttctttgcagtggCTTTGATGAAGGGcaggaaatgcccaacagcagctctgtgagcgagttcctcctgctggcattcgcagacacgcgggagctgcagctcctgcacttcgggctcttcctgggcatctacctggctgccctcctgggcaacggcctcatcctcaccgccgtagcctgcgaccaccgcctccacacccccatgtacttcttcctcctcaacctcgccctcctcgacctgggctgcatctccaccactctccccaaagccatggccaatgccctctgggacaccagggccatctcctaccAAGGATGTGCTGCTCAAGttctcttttttgtcttcttctttGGTTCAGAGTATTcccttctcactgtcatgtcctatgaccgctacgttgccatctgcaagcccctgcactacgggagcctcgtgggcagcagagcttgtgcccagatggcagcagctgcctggggcagtggctttctcaatgctgtcctgcacacagctaatacattttccctgcccctctgccaaggtaATGAGCTtgatcagttcttctgtgagcTTCCTCAAATCgtcaagctctcctgctcaaagGCATTCCTCAGGGAGGTTGGGCTTATTGTATTTAGTGCCTGTTTatcatttgcttgttttgttttcattgtggtgtcctatgtgcagatcttcagggcggtgctgaggatgccctctgagcagggccggcacaaagccttttccacgtgcctccctcacctggccgtggtctccctgtttatcagTACTGTCATGTTtacctacctgaagcccccctccatctcctcgccatccctggacctggtggtggcagttctgtacatggtggtacctccagcagtgaaccccctcatctacagcatgaggaacctGGAGCTGAAAGATGCTTTGAGGAAACTGATGCCTTGATGTTCTTCAAAATCAAGATATTGCCCTTCGTCTTCAGCCCTTCATCTTCTAATCTAACACATTACTGGCACAAGGGTTATTCTATTGGTATTGTGGTCATTTTTAATACTCTTCCGGGCAGGGCAGCAACTCGGGGCTGTGTAGAAAGTGGGTTGCATGGGGAAGGGTTGCCACAGTGTCTGTCCAGGCCAGCGCAGACGTGCTCACCTGGCAAATGCTCCTTGGGAGATGGGATGTCATGGGAGAAGAGCAGGTCCCCCTGTGTGTGCAGgagaaaaatgggaagagaaaCCCTTTGCTGGTGGTGCCATCGCATGCATGTGGAGAGATGAACATGAGTGAGCACCAAGGCCATGAGCTATTCCTACAAGCCTCTTGAAGGCCAGTGGGGCAGATAGTGCCACAAGTCCAAGTAACATCCCCTGGGAAGCCACCTGAGTGCAGCTCTGGGATGTGCCTCCTTGAACCGAGGTCCCTGTGCCCACTCCTCATGCCTTGGGGCATCTcagaggagggcagagcagggtgaAGCACCGCAGGGCTGAGGTGCCTCCCAGCCTCTatcagtggctgcaggagccagagggaCACTGCAAGTGCTGCAGTGCACTGCCTGTGGGTGTGCAAGGCAGGGGCTCATGTCTCTCAACAGCCCCATGTGTGTGAGGAGCACAGGAGGCCAACTCAGATGTGGACACCTCACAGAGCCCTGACACTGCCCTGTGTGACTCCAGAAACTATCCCTGGTGTCCTTGTGAGATTCCTGTAACACCCACTTGCACAGGTTCAGTGCAGATGCCCCTCTCTGCCATGTCACAATACCCCGCCTTTCTGGACTGGGCTGTCAAAGGTTTGGATCAGAGATTTCTGGGGacttggaaaaggcaggcaTCAAACCCATCTTcaggaagggaaacaaaaaggatTGGCAGAAGTGCAATTGTCAACTCTACTCCCGGTAACACGATGGGGAAAGTCCTGCCACAGCCATCTTCTGGCACTTGGAGGAAAACCAAGAGATTGCTGAAGCAgtaggggaggggaaagaagggaacaTGGTGAACCTAGACATTAGCAAGGCCTTTGCCATGGTCTCCTGGGGTCTCCCTCTAGCCAGACTGGTGATAATTGGACTGAAGAAAGAGATGATGATGTGGGGGGGAGGGTGCCTGGACATAAGTGGTACAAAGTCCTCCTACCAGCCAGACACCAGCAGCATCCCTCAGTGATGGGGCACGTGGGTCAACACCGTTGAACATCTTTGTTATCTCCCTTTATGATGGTATGGAGTGCATTTTTCAGCTCAGTTGTGGATGATGCCAAGCTAGGAGGAGTCCTTGGCAACTTCACCTTGTGCAGAGCACACTATGTGGGccgctgcagggaaagttaactccatcccagacagacccagtacAAGCAGAcacctggttggcatgctgactgtgaGATCCCCTCTGCCTACATACCCAGTAGGACCCTTAGAGGAAGAAGGCCTGGCTATAGGTTGTCATGTTCCTTCTTGGGGGTAAGGAACTGGACAGGCTCGAGAGGTTGCTTGTGGGAacctcatgagaccccacctgctCTCATGAGATgccacctggagtactgcgttcagctctggggctcccaatGTAAGAATGACATGAAGctattagagtgagtccagacaaggaccacaaggatgatcaaggggctggagcaccacTCCTATTgaaacaggctgagggagttggggtttttcagcctggagaagacaaggctctgaggagaccttatagcatccatccagtacttaaagggggccaacagaaaagctggggagagactttTTCTCACGgtgtgcagtgataggacaaggggaatggttttaaacttgaagagggtagatttagagtAGATAGTCAGATGAAATTCTTGACttggaggtgaggcactggcactggtgctgtgggtccagaggtCACCCAGAGGGAGTTTGGATCAGCCCATGCCCTTGTGTTTGAAGGAACAGCTGGGGAGAGTGGAGAGGCATCAGTGAAATCCTGGCAATACCAGAGTGAGAGCCAGGTGGGGAAGAGAAgtggctgtctgcagccttcagagaggtgtgggacagcacaggaaagcctgcagaggaggaggcagagggctCTGACAAGAAtggaaggctgcagcagcactgacacCTTTGTCTCCGCAGCCATGGCTTGTGAGGAGACGTGTTATACTCATGGCACTGGGaccatgtattttcctttcaaccaTGTGCAAACAACTGGGAGGTGTCATACCATTGTCCTTCACATGATATTATGGGCATCGTCCCCtaccccacagaccccaggaagagccctgagccagacgtgggggtgcaggatctctcctccagtggctggggtcaagccttggcccttctgcttcaccaaaacaaaCCGAGACTTTTCTCAGTACAGTGCCTTTGCCTGTCtgtaatcatggcctccaattatctgccctaacaaTTCCCTCGGGAGGCTTTCATAGTAACAGACTAGAATAGCCAACAGAGTATAGAGTACTCAAAAACTACGGAatagagtagccaacagaggtgagacaggtACTCTGGTGTAATGAAAGCCATTAGAAAGCTGATCCCCGTTAGATGACTGctatggggaggtcaggagtatcctggccaggagagatgtgagatttgggggagggaagaggaagggaagaggagctcaGAAGCTTACTTTCTAGAGGTtagagggttcatgtaatgttgaTGCTGCTGTAACACTGACTTCAAACAGTCTTCTGTGTCCCTTACACTATTTTCAACAGTAACAGTAATCCCTCAACATAAACATTAGTCCaccaccctgacaggaatccactactGTAATGCAGAACTCAAAGTATCACTTTTAGGaaaactcagcccatagcctctttcccttacctttcctttcttgctcACCCTAAtcactgcccttaacactaACATTGAAATGCTCTATTTAAACCCAGACTTCCTGacaaacctaaacaaaacccttaaCCATAGTGCATGCCCATACCCTAACCAGAGACCTGActccacaagcagaacaccaaacactcccactaaaactttgcttaatctctaacTGAGAAAGGTAAAATCTAGTCGCTAGGAGactagagagaggtcagctcaGCCTCAGgacctcctgccccagcaggaggaatgggactggggcagtgactgggaggtcacttctgtctctgcagctgatagggcagcagcaggaacgtgtcacgcaaagggactgtgaggtcccttgtgtctgcaggtggcaggtcacccttggcttctccctgggatgtgcactttggggctgacatctgccagtggccctgctaggccagcagaaggcccctgcttggcatgctgcctgtgggatcccctctgcctccatccccaggaggacccagacacaaagaaggcccgcagagggcttgtcctgtcccttctgcttgaggccaggactggacagcaggaggcacaaggcttggctgtgtctagccaagaagctgcaaggccagcagcaggcccaggccttgggagatgctgctgaggtgacttctgtctgcttggctgacagtccgcaaggagcctgatgggttgggatgcctgcttcaggagtagtttccaccctgatggagctttctttggtagtaggaaagagcaggagagaaaaaactgccacaaagttcAACTTGGAAGGTTGGCACTggccacaaggaggaagaaatgtccctcaaagaGTAGTGCTGTGGTGACAGAGGTCACTCAAATATCAGTCtctagctttgtgtttcaaggaacagctggtgagggttgatGAGACAttggtgaaatgatggaaatgctgggatgagagcaaggtgttggacagagatgggtgtctgcagacttcaaggaaataaggcaaagtgtgggacagcagaggaaagcctgcagaggagaaggcagagggtgctggcaggaatggAAGGCTCTAACAGCCCtgatgtttttctccctttgcctagagcttctgaggagacgagatatagtcattgcaaaggggcctcactgcttccttgataccctgtgcaggggtggggaggtgtcctaatgagGTTCTTCccgtggcatcacactgcccaccacatcatacagaccccaagaagagccctgagccagacgtggggatgcaggatctcccctcccaggggctggggtcatgccttggcccttctgcttcaccaaaaccaaccaagacttttctcagcacagcgctctGCCTGTCTggaatcatggcctccaattatgtgccctaacaagtccctggggaggctttgttaggaacagccctcagtggggcccattaatactccaagtcacttcaacttttcctcctgactttaccttctcaagcggttacatcattctcctctcagtacctgagcttcatagactgagcaccaaaatacaccatggaactcattacAATGCAGAACGTCCTAAGCAGACATATCTCTCCCagaatttttttcatgtcttcaagacttgtacagctaattggagagctttcatggtgtagttaaggaggaagatatcaagaagcacctgaaaaaaatattttctcatcttaaaggaTGCGTTTAGttgaatttcagtttggagcattATTCTCTAACTGATACTGATCCAGGGTGTCTCGTTTGGAGACCTGcatagggaggaaaagcagactcttggggtctgacactgcatggagaaccttgctcctcagcaccccagtcctgacatttctctctttggcGCTTGCATCACTTCTCCTTCCACCAGACTTCGGCCcagaagtctgcagctggatgttacagctcctttgcaccagctccctcctgcttgcCTTAGAGACCTGGATGCACACAGGCGCAGAAGGGTTTCTCCTCAtttcaaaccaaacaacaggaaaacatgcagcagtcttccaaaagcaaagcaagctcctCATCCTGTATGCCTCCTGTGAGGTTTAtgttcccaaaaggatgactgtacAAGAAGTCTTTTATACTGACAGACCGGAAATTATAAGTGTTAAGATTAGAATTAATCCATATGATattaattcaatgataaatgatgatgAGCTTTCTAAGGACACAGTTGGACAGACTGCAGATAGATGGGCAAGCTTCAACTCcctgaagctcaaagcagcacCTGGGTTGGTGAGGGCGGTCTGAGTGATCCAGGAGAAAGGGGAGGGCAAgccaggagaaccatgggaagtgcataggtccagacaggcagctggaaaggggacattcagcatCATCTGTTTAATCAAGATGGGTGGATGTACCTGggagatgagggagcacaccatgatagacaaagcgatgacaatgcaagtgcaggtgaacaccagtatttctttttctgtgatgaaaatacatcctgaaaatgcctatttcttcATGGGAGAAACTACACTGTGTGACATTTTAcggaagggattgaatcatttgaggtAATGAGTAGTTGCTTTATGACTTAAgtcctgaagaaaatactgggtactgaggcagagctttgctgtctgaccataagcaaccagTGCCAAGGTCTTCAGAGTAGTTTactcacatttgaaatatttccttgaaatccCATTTCCTGGTTCTGCTTTCAATGAAATCATTAGGCCTCCAGAGGCTCTGGTGCATTTAGAGTAATTCCCTGGAATGGAAGCTGTCtgaaaggacctgcaggagaccagaggCCGTGGGTGGATAAAGTGGAGTCAGGTGATGTTTCccgggcacctccactgccagcagtggtctttctccttgaaactgcagcccagcccagcacaggaaaccacTTCAAGGCAAATTCCTTCTTCGGCTGTTTCTTGGGAGAGACCTaaatttgaaatggccattggaaACCCGTCATactctccctccttcctagGAGACACCTAAACATCCATTTACCATCGTGGGTCATCTGTGGAAAACTCAGCCTGAAAGACTCAAGAGGAGGACATTACAAagggctgaggca encodes the following:
- the LOC136787705 gene encoding olfactory receptor 14J1-like, with protein sequence MPNSSSVSEFLLLAFADTRELQLLHFGLFLGIYLAALLGNGLILTAVACDHRLHTPMYFFLLNLALLDLGCISTTLPKAMANALWDTRAISYQGCAAQVLFFVFFFGSEYSLLTVMSYDRYVAICKPLHYGSLVGSRACAQMAAAAWGSGFLNAVLHTANTFSLPLCQGNELDQFFCELPQIVKLSCSKAFLREVGLIVFSACLSFACFVFIVVSYVQIFRAVLRMPSEQGRHKAFSTCLPHLAVVSLFISTVMFTYLKPPSISSPSLDLVVAVLYMVVPPAVNPLIYSMRNLELKDALRKLMP